Proteins encoded within one genomic window of Kibdelosporangium phytohabitans:
- a CDS encoding alpha/beta hydrolase family protein: protein MRISRVVLPALLVVGLATPAQAVQPRNNPPQEPSSGFTVSGSQLVWRSPAPLPVGDSAVEFWDGDRMLGRARPSADHRTFTLTATSAVNPRELSVRSSGRRLDASEPLRPMQSKPPATPPAALPAAPADPGKPGPFRTASGEYTLDSVKLPEYPQPVEMQANVIAPVGAPGKRPVALLLHGRHSVCYKPGEPDSGPFVWPCPAGTKSIPSYRGYLQAQQLLASQGYVTVSISANGINAQDGATADQGAQGRSSLVRQHLAKWADWAGAGRGTAPDVVQNAPVPDMSNVLLMGHSRGGEGVNRAAMDSLTPPPGDTGYNGPVLWNIRGTLLIGPTIFGHDPVPDVPSATILPGCDGDVSDLQGQMFVDATRGVSRGAALHSALYVVGANHNFFNTEWTPGQAEAPAQDDFWSQDPDAVCTPGTPTRLTAAQQQNVGATYIAAAAQVFVGGDQRVLPLLDGSGVSAPSAAPARVLSHAIGGARGSFVTPSQATTTSGKAQLCRIVTPDTASACAEQQGFRSQTHYVRLWGVDDDPDRFAVKLSGAGTIHPERPVSLAGARNLALRLVVPPNSTGNEFDVAVTDVHGRKATLGSVSLDGLPSTDRTSTQWAQEVRVPLPPRGIDLRQVAALDLTPTSGPGEAVLIDAHGWAPGLPDPRPVSLPRIDLGELSVQEGDSGTRTYEVPVKVTGNGTGAVRLFLSNDDREVTTKLETIRPGQQSIKFPVDVTGNTRWSFDQSKQLLAKAVRGTVVGRYTGGLTVLNDDPEPVLTVAPANAETEEGGVLKWTVTSSAVADSALTRSGALSPEVQGQELSTVDVDPQWFKEHSPEDPLPARPLSEVRLWLSLSVEPGRLTTEFTIPTVADQEVEPTESVRVKMSAWPPSGNSLDFTGTVTDKK, encoded by the coding sequence ATGCGAATATCCAGAGTGGTGCTGCCTGCGCTGCTCGTGGTCGGTCTGGCCACGCCCGCGCAGGCAGTTCAGCCACGCAACAACCCGCCGCAGGAACCGTCATCGGGGTTCACGGTCAGCGGTAGCCAGTTGGTGTGGCGATCACCGGCGCCGCTGCCGGTGGGCGACTCGGCTGTCGAGTTCTGGGACGGGGACCGGATGCTCGGCCGCGCTCGCCCGTCGGCCGACCACCGCACGTTCACGCTCACCGCGACGAGCGCGGTCAACCCACGCGAGCTCTCGGTCCGTTCGTCCGGACGACGGCTGGACGCCAGCGAACCGTTGCGGCCCATGCAGTCCAAACCGCCGGCCACACCACCGGCCGCGCTGCCGGCGGCCCCGGCCGACCCCGGCAAGCCGGGCCCGTTCCGGACGGCATCCGGTGAGTACACATTGGACTCCGTCAAGCTGCCGGAATACCCGCAGCCGGTGGAGATGCAGGCCAACGTGATCGCACCGGTGGGGGCACCGGGCAAGCGACCAGTGGCACTGTTGCTGCACGGCAGGCACTCAGTCTGCTACAAGCCCGGCGAGCCGGACAGCGGCCCGTTCGTCTGGCCGTGCCCCGCGGGCACCAAGTCCATCCCGAGCTACCGCGGTTACCTCCAGGCGCAGCAATTGCTCGCCTCACAGGGGTACGTGACCGTGTCCATCTCGGCCAACGGCATCAACGCGCAGGACGGCGCCACCGCCGACCAGGGGGCGCAGGGCCGTTCGTCGCTGGTACGCCAGCACTTGGCCAAGTGGGCGGACTGGGCGGGCGCCGGACGTGGGACGGCACCGGATGTCGTGCAGAACGCGCCCGTGCCGGACATGTCCAACGTTCTGCTGATGGGGCACTCGCGCGGTGGCGAGGGCGTGAACCGCGCGGCGATGGACAGCCTCACGCCGCCGCCTGGCGACACGGGCTACAACGGCCCGGTTCTCTGGAACATCCGCGGCACGCTGCTGATCGGTCCGACGATCTTCGGCCACGACCCGGTGCCGGACGTGCCGTCGGCGACGATCCTGCCCGGTTGCGACGGTGACGTCAGCGACCTGCAGGGCCAGATGTTCGTCGACGCGACCCGTGGCGTGAGCCGTGGTGCCGCGCTGCACAGCGCGCTCTACGTGGTCGGCGCCAACCACAACTTCTTCAACACCGAGTGGACTCCGGGTCAGGCGGAAGCACCGGCACAGGACGATTTCTGGAGCCAGGATCCCGACGCGGTGTGCACACCGGGCACGCCGACCAGGTTGACCGCCGCCCAGCAGCAGAATGTCGGGGCGACCTACATCGCCGCCGCGGCACAGGTTTTCGTCGGTGGTGACCAGCGTGTGCTGCCGTTGCTCGACGGCTCCGGCGTCAGCGCTCCTTCCGCCGCCCCGGCTCGGGTGCTGTCGCACGCCATCGGCGGCGCCCGCGGGTCGTTCGTGACGCCCAGCCAGGCGACGACGACCAGCGGCAAGGCTCAGCTGTGCAGGATCGTCACACCGGACACCGCTTCGGCGTGCGCCGAGCAGCAAGGTTTCCGCAGCCAGACGCACTACGTCCGGTTGTGGGGCGTGGACGACGACCCCGACCGGTTCGCGGTGAAACTGTCCGGTGCGGGCACGATCCACCCGGAGCGGCCGGTTTCCCTTGCCGGAGCGCGGAACCTGGCGTTGCGCCTGGTCGTCCCGCCGAACAGCACCGGGAACGAGTTCGACGTGGCGGTCACCGATGTCCACGGCCGCAAGGCGACCCTGGGTTCGGTGAGCCTCGACGGCCTCCCGTCGACCGACCGCACGTCCACGCAGTGGGCCCAGGAAGTGCGAGTTCCGTTGCCACCGCGTGGGATCGACCTGCGCCAGGTGGCCGCGCTCGACCTGACGCCGACGAGCGGCCCCGGTGAGGCCGTGCTGATCGACGCGCACGGGTGGGCGCCTGGCCTGCCGGACCCGCGCCCGGTCAGCCTGCCGCGCATCGACCTCGGCGAACTGAGCGTGCAGGAAGGCGACTCCGGCACGCGCACCTACGAGGTCCCGGTCAAGGTGACGGGCAACGGCACGGGTGCCGTGCGGTTGTTCCTCTCCAACGACGACCGCGAGGTCACCACGAAGCTGGAAACCATCCGCCCGGGCCAGCAGTCGATCAAGTTTCCGGTCGACGTCACCGGGAACACCAGGTGGAGCTTCGACCAAAGCAAGCAACTGCTCGCGAAGGCCGTCCGGGGCACGGTCGTCGGCCGGTACACCGGCGGTCTCACCGTGCTCAACGACGACCCGGAACCCGTGCTCACCGTGGCTCCGGCCAACGCCGAGACCGAGGAAGGCGGGGTGCTGAAGTGGACTGTGACGTCGTCGGCGGTGGCCGACTCGGCGCTGACCCGCTCCGGCGCACTGAGCCCCGAGGTCCAGGGCCAGGAACTGTCCACGGTCGACGTGGATCCGCAGTGGTTCAAGGAGCACAGTCCCGAGGACCCGCTGCCCGCCCGGCCGTTGTCCGAGGTTCGCCTCTGGCTCAGCCTGAGCGTCGAACCGGGGCGGCTCACCACCGAGTTCACCATCCCGACCGTGGCCGACCAGGAGGTTGAGCCCACCGAGTCGGTCCGGGTGAAGATGTCCGCCTGGCCGCCGAGCGGCAACTCGCTGGACTTCACGGGCACAGTGACCGACAAGAAGTAA
- a CDS encoding demethylmenaquinone methyltransferase translates to MSRASLEKKPREVAEMFDGVARRYDRTNSVLTLGYDRRWREMTRRVLDAQPGEKILDLAAGTAVSTVAFARTGAYCVAADFSVGMLSSGAAREIPKVAADAMRLPFADDSFDAVTVVFGIRNFFDTQAALAEMHRVVKPGGRLLVCEFANPRFKPFRALFHWGMKRVAPVIAKVVSSNPEAYRYLGESIKDWYSQRGLAEIVAKAGWSEVEWMNLTFGVVALHRGKKAQG, encoded by the coding sequence ATGTCGCGTGCCAGCCTGGAGAAGAAGCCGCGCGAAGTCGCCGAGATGTTCGACGGCGTCGCGCGCCGGTACGACCGGACCAACTCGGTCCTCACCCTGGGGTACGACCGGCGCTGGCGCGAGATGACCCGGCGGGTCCTCGACGCCCAGCCGGGCGAGAAGATCCTCGACCTCGCCGCCGGAACCGCGGTGTCGACGGTCGCGTTCGCGCGCACCGGCGCCTACTGCGTCGCGGCCGACTTCTCAGTCGGCATGCTCAGCAGCGGGGCCGCGCGCGAGATCCCGAAGGTCGCCGCCGACGCCATGCGGCTGCCCTTCGCCGACGACTCCTTCGACGCGGTCACCGTGGTCTTCGGCATCCGCAACTTCTTCGACACGCAGGCGGCGCTGGCCGAGATGCACCGCGTGGTCAAGCCAGGCGGCCGGCTGCTGGTGTGTGAGTTCGCGAACCCGAGGTTCAAGCCGTTCCGCGCGTTGTTCCACTGGGGCATGAAGCGGGTGGCGCCCGTCATCGCGAAGGTCGTCTCCTCCAACCCGGAGGCCTACCGCTACCTCGGCGAGTCGATCAAGGACTGGTACTCCCAGCGCGGACTGGCCGAGATCGTCGCCAAGGCGGGCTGGAGCGAGGTGGAGTGGATGAACCTCACGTTCGGCGTCGTCGCACTCCACCGCGGCAAGAAGGCCCAGGGCTGA
- a CDS encoding glycosyltransferase family 4 protein, protein MRVVQLANFYGPKSGGLRTALHHLGAGYCAQGHEVILVVPGDHFADEPMPNGVRRITLPAPKIPGTGGYRAVDPWRVRTLLTKLEPDRLEVSDRLTLRGMGRWARGNGVPSVVISHERLDRLLEQFLLPPNWARNVADVANRRMANDYDTVVCTTEFAREEFDRIGVGNVRRVPLGVDLSTFTPARRSPRLRRDLAEGADTLLIHCGRLSPEKHVERSVDTLAQLHSEGHSARLVVAGDGPSMSSLRRRATGLPVTFLGFVQSRTTVAHLLATADVSLAPGPHETFGLAALEALASGTPIVVSASSALREIVRPGCGAAVDDHADAFATAVEDLLAAPESGRREAARARAEEFSWPTSVKGMLKALELG, encoded by the coding sequence ATGCGCGTTGTCCAGCTGGCCAACTTCTACGGCCCGAAGTCCGGCGGGCTCCGCACCGCCCTGCACCACCTCGGCGCCGGGTACTGCGCGCAGGGCCACGAAGTGATCCTGGTGGTGCCCGGCGACCACTTCGCCGATGAACCGATGCCCAACGGCGTCCGCCGGATCACGCTGCCCGCCCCCAAGATCCCGGGAACAGGGGGCTACCGCGCGGTGGACCCGTGGCGCGTGCGGACATTGCTGACCAAGCTGGAACCCGACCGTCTCGAGGTCTCCGACCGGCTGACCCTGAGGGGGATGGGCAGATGGGCCCGCGGCAACGGCGTACCCAGCGTGGTCATCTCCCACGAACGCCTTGACCGGCTGCTCGAACAGTTCCTCCTTCCGCCGAACTGGGCGAGGAACGTCGCCGACGTCGCCAACCGCAGGATGGCCAACGACTACGACACAGTGGTGTGCACAACGGAGTTCGCCCGCGAGGAGTTCGACCGGATCGGCGTCGGCAACGTCCGCAGGGTCCCGCTCGGCGTGGACCTGTCGACCTTCACCCCGGCACGAAGATCCCCGCGGCTACGCCGGGACCTGGCGGAAGGGGCGGACACCCTGCTGATCCACTGTGGACGCCTCTCGCCGGAGAAGCACGTGGAACGCAGCGTGGACACCCTGGCCCAGTTGCACTCGGAAGGCCACAGCGCCCGCTTGGTCGTCGCGGGCGACGGCCCGAGCATGAGCTCGTTGCGCCGCAGAGCCACGGGCCTGCCGGTAACCTTTCTCGGCTTCGTGCAGTCACGGACCACCGTGGCCCACCTGCTCGCCACGGCGGACGTCTCACTGGCCCCTGGTCCACACGAGACATTCGGCCTCGCGGCACTGGAGGCACTGGCCTCCGGAACGCCGATCGTGGTCTCGGCATCGTCAGCCCTCCGGGAAATAGTCCGCCCTGGTTGCGGCGCGGCCGTGGACGACCACGCGGACGCCTTCGCGACAGCGGTCGAGGACCTCCTCGCCGCCCCGGAATCCGGACGGCGGGAAGCAGCGAGAGCGAGAGCGGAGGAGTTCAGCTGGCCCACCTCGGTCAAGGGCATGCTGAAGGCTCTCGAGCTCGGGTGA
- a CDS encoding glycosyltransferase family 4 protein, translating to MRVAIVTESFLPQVNGVTNSVLRVVEYLRDHGHEALVVAPGPGPDSYLHAPVVRTRAVDVPVVTSLPIGLPGPRITTALLDFEPDVVHLASPFVLGAGGLRAARLLDVPTVAVYQTDVAGFASSYGMARGAAVAWRWIRRLHTYSDRTLAPSTDAVQSLVRHGIPRVHRWGRGVDTALFNPNRRDARLRRELAPGGEMLVGYVGRLAPEKQVARLAALNDMPGVRLVVVGDGPDTANLRDKLPGAAFLGFRTGVPLAEAYASLDVFVHTGPHETFCQAVQEAMASGLPVLAPDAGGPRDLVDHGKTGYLLSDMDAQLRPLIEGLLDPALRSRLATAGHRAVEGRTWTAVCHELMGHYAAVTHLAKAA from the coding sequence GTGCGAGTCGCCATCGTCACCGAGAGCTTCCTGCCGCAGGTGAACGGCGTGACGAATTCCGTTCTCCGTGTCGTCGAGTACCTGCGTGACCACGGTCATGAGGCACTCGTGGTAGCACCTGGACCGGGCCCGGACAGCTATCTGCACGCCCCGGTCGTGCGGACCCGTGCGGTCGACGTCCCGGTCGTCACCTCCCTTCCGATCGGCCTGCCAGGGCCGCGGATCACCACTGCCCTGCTGGATTTCGAACCCGATGTCGTGCACCTCGCCTCGCCGTTCGTGCTCGGCGCGGGCGGGCTGCGCGCGGCCCGTCTGCTGGACGTGCCGACGGTCGCGGTCTACCAGACCGACGTCGCCGGTTTCGCCTCGTCCTACGGCATGGCCAGGGGCGCGGCCGTGGCCTGGCGGTGGATCCGCCGCCTGCACACGTACTCGGACCGGACACTGGCACCGTCGACGGACGCGGTGCAGTCCCTCGTCCGCCACGGCATTCCCCGCGTCCACCGCTGGGGCCGCGGTGTGGACACCGCCCTGTTCAACCCGAACCGCCGCGACGCCCGGTTGCGGCGCGAGCTCGCGCCCGGCGGCGAGATGCTCGTCGGCTACGTCGGCAGGCTGGCCCCGGAGAAGCAGGTCGCCCGCCTGGCCGCGTTGAACGACATGCCGGGCGTCCGCCTGGTCGTCGTCGGAGACGGCCCGGACACGGCGAACCTCCGCGACAAACTGCCCGGCGCCGCCTTCCTCGGCTTCCGGACCGGTGTGCCGTTGGCCGAGGCGTACGCCAGCCTGGACGTGTTCGTGCACACCGGCCCGCACGAGACCTTCTGCCAGGCCGTGCAGGAGGCGATGGCCTCCGGGCTGCCGGTGCTCGCCCCGGACGCGGGCGGGCCTCGTGACCTGGTCGACCACGGCAAGACGGGATACCTCCTCAGTGACATGGACGCCCAGTTGCGCCCGTTGATCGAGGGCCTGCTCGACCCGGCGTTGCGGTCCCGGCTGGCCACGGCCGGTCACCGCGCTGTGGAAGGCCGCACGTGGACAGCGGTGTGCCACGAACTGATGGGGCATTACGCGGCGGTGACCCACCTGGCCAAGGCGGCGTGA
- a CDS encoding inositol monophosphatase family protein, whose amino-acid sequence MTLLSSRPPRPVAPGLLSRALEVAGRLANDATDVITATAGRGARPAGKDSPFDWVTDTDRTLERHTRRVLTAEFPGMPVVGQEFGADVGSDAAEYRWVVDPVDGTANYVAGVPWCAYSLALVDAAGPVVGVVADPYRGQIYAAARGRGARANGVQVSLVDRTTTAGVIVCTELTRTGPWPGMGGFIERAARAHAGVRVLGSAALSIAQVALGHAAAAVLHSYHEWDVAGAVALAIESGASVLDRHGEDTALPVDGLLVAAPGVSDEVLSWWQETATVGDPV is encoded by the coding sequence ATGACCCTCTTGTCGTCGCGCCCGCCCAGGCCAGTCGCGCCGGGACTGCTGTCACGGGCACTGGAAGTAGCAGGCCGGTTGGCCAACGACGCAACCGACGTGATCACCGCGACCGCGGGCCGGGGCGCGCGACCAGCCGGCAAGGACTCGCCGTTCGACTGGGTCACCGACACCGATCGGACCCTGGAACGCCACACCCGCCGGGTGCTGACCGCCGAGTTCCCCGGGATGCCGGTGGTCGGGCAGGAGTTCGGCGCCGACGTCGGCTCGGATGCCGCCGAGTACCGCTGGGTCGTCGATCCCGTGGACGGGACGGCGAACTACGTCGCCGGCGTGCCGTGGTGCGCCTACAGCCTCGCGTTGGTGGACGCGGCAGGGCCGGTGGTCGGGGTGGTGGCGGACCCGTACCGCGGGCAGATCTACGCGGCGGCGCGTGGCCGAGGCGCACGAGCCAACGGGGTCCAGGTGTCGCTCGTCGACCGGACCACCACGGCGGGCGTGATCGTGTGCACCGAACTCACCAGGACCGGGCCGTGGCCGGGGATGGGCGGGTTCATCGAACGCGCCGCCCGTGCCCACGCGGGTGTCCGGGTCCTCGGCTCCGCGGCCCTTTCCATCGCACAGGTGGCGTTGGGGCACGCGGCGGCTGCCGTGCTGCACAGCTACCACGAGTGGGATGTGGCAGGTGCGGTGGCGTTGGCGATCGAGTCAGGGGCGTCCGTGCTCGACCGGCACGGCGAGGACACCGCGCTGCCGGTGGACGGCCTGCTGGTGGCCGCGCCAGGAGTGTCCGACGAGGTGCTCAGCTGGTGGCAGGAGACAGCGACTGTGGGTGATCCCGTCTGA
- a CDS encoding DUF3592 domain-containing protein produces the protein MAVGRASVVRRVAAITLVSIGATVTLLAVTLVIGAYREDAGLNARSVRTTAEVLSVTFDRTLVRYQTPDGADHIPPDGVGYPAGLQAGQLVEVEYDAAKPDLVKVAGRGAYLTLMPAGTLVLFLWLIIGPGLWWLRRRYGTLFRRDHPQSLSPATS, from the coding sequence GTGGCAGTGGGTAGGGCGTCGGTGGTTCGCCGGGTCGCGGCGATCACGTTGGTGTCGATCGGGGCGACCGTGACGCTGCTCGCGGTGACGCTGGTGATCGGGGCGTACCGCGAGGACGCGGGGTTGAACGCGCGGTCGGTGCGGACCACGGCGGAGGTGCTGTCGGTGACCTTCGACCGAACGCTCGTGCGTTATCAGACCCCTGACGGCGCTGACCACATTCCGCCGGATGGCGTCGGCTACCCGGCAGGGCTGCAGGCGGGACAGCTGGTCGAGGTCGAGTACGACGCGGCCAAGCCGGACCTGGTCAAGGTCGCGGGGCGGGGCGCCTACCTCACGTTGATGCCCGCGGGCACGCTCGTGCTGTTCCTGTGGCTGATCATCGGGCCAGGCCTGTGGTGGCTGCGGCGGCGGTACGGAACGCTGTTCAGACGGGATCACCCACAGTCGCTGTCTCCTGCCACCAGCTGA